In the Oscarella lobularis chromosome 14, ooOscLobu1.1, whole genome shotgun sequence genome, one interval contains:
- the LOC136195269 gene encoding DNA polymerase delta subunit 3-like → MAGETTTRLYLDNIDEYVNDQDKVVTYKWLSRMLSVSANQAKRMLYEFVENQKTKSGENSIDVVYLVTGQRLDNETYVTVVSGDHLDELKQQLSSLLSVHVYSVQKSKLKDSSPLYASDFDALSKGNEWSSIVCNEAVPVADRGRITRINGGASSAERQSVKPAPKQGSENRASNETKRSSMFSKGKETVGSVSQMSSRIGSRAEAMIHEREQKDAGVKKESKPKHETAASSFFGRALTKKKEAKAAPVKSVVQKKEKIVEEASKEEDEKKRKEAEAAVNPSAKKTADNRTSKKPGTKPKKKTSQLKRIKRIEDSDSEEEPEKIAAVEERIDEGSDDALKVSTGSSSSPKSLKPKRKRTKKMKSHTYVDEDGEFVTEKVYESCSTDASEPETESSRKDETGKSVRSGKVPKLPANKQSKLFGFLKKKD, encoded by the exons ATGGCTggagagacgacgactcgccTGTATTTGGACAACATCGATGAGTATGTGAATGATCAGGACAAAGTG GTCACTTACAAGTGGCTGAGCAGAATGTTGTCTGTTAGCGCCAATCAAGCAAAGCG AATGCTATATGAATTCGTTGAAAatcagaagacgaaaagtGGCGAAAATTCAATTGATGTCGTGTATTTGGTGACAGGACAGCGTTTGGATAATGAAACG TATGTGACTGTGGTCTCTGGAGATCATCTAGACG AACTTAAGCAGCAGTTGAGTTCTTTGCTGTCCGTTCACGTGTACAGCGTTCAGAAAAGCAAGCTAAAG GATTCGTCTCCTTTGTATGCAAGTGATTTTGATGCTCTATCAAAGGGCAATGA GTGGAGTTCTATTGTGTGCAACGAGGCCGTGCCTGTGGCGGATAGAGGCAGAATTACGAGAATAAACGGTGGGGCCAGTTCGGCTGAGAGGCAGTCTGTAAAACCCGCGCCAAAGCAAGGCAGTGAGAACAGGGCTAGtaacgaaacgaaacgttcaTCAATG TTTTCAAAGGGAAAGGAAACTGTTGGTAGCGTTAGTCAAATGAGTAGCAGAATAGGGTCGAGAGCCGAGGCGATGATACACGAGCGCGAGCAGAAGGACGCTGGTGTGAAAAAGGAATCAAAGCCAAAGCACGAAACAGCGgcatcgtcgttttttggaAGAGCgttgacaaagaagaaag aaGCTAAAGCAGCGCCTGTCAAGAGCGTTGTtcagaagaaagagaaaattgtcGAGGAAGCATcaaaggaggaggacgagaaaaagaggaaagagGCGGAAGCTGCTGTGAATCCGTCAGCTAAGAAAACGGCCGATAATCGCACCAGTAAGAAGCCTGGAACTaaaccaaagaaaaagactaGCCAGCTGAAACGAATAAAGCGGATAGAAGACAGTGACAGCGAAGAAG AGCCTGAAAAAATCGCCGCTGTTGAAGAGAGAATAGACGAGGGTAGTGACGATGCATTAAAGGTGTCCACTGGGTCGTCTTCCTCGCCAAAGTCCCTAAAGcccaaaagaaagcgaacgaagaagatgaagtcGCATACCTATGTGGACGAGGACGGAGAATTTG TGACTGAAAAAGTGTACGAGAGCTGCTCGACGGACGCAAGCGAGCCCGAGACGGagtcgtcgagaaaagacGAGACAGGTAAAAGCGTGAGGTCGGGCAAAGTACCAAAACTTCCAGCCAACAAACAGTCTAAGTTATTCGGttttctgaaaaagaaggacTAG